One window from the genome of Chitinispirillum alkaliphilum encodes:
- a CDS encoding Beta-ketoacyl synthase yields the protein MKTPLSITSLEFVCGAGYSRESCAASFRAGLRLKVQLPHFSYFDEEELVNYPIFGSTLSGYYDGSECCAFLVNEMTNIYSQTAKRLEQQGRQPDQIFAEAQIILVAPSVEQERFDELGNDFDLLDRFIRRLNAKKSNKITQDRCTLVEGGSEAFAHALHHAQELIENKKCARVLIFVADTYCDFASLEWLETVGVLDQKYLPGQAAGAVLIEADWIIRKEQTAPLLQIVSYAQGRESAHFFSEKKNVGEGLAKTVRELSSDNQFEYFFSDFTGEGWKAEERGMLRVRNHDLFSPDCVEFTPYESFGQIGSVTAIGQLCCYCHFLEQQVIPPKPALFTQSSWHGDISAMLCRPAIQI from the coding sequence ATGAAAACTCCACTTTCTATTACCAGTCTTGAGTTTGTATGTGGTGCCGGTTACAGCAGAGAATCATGTGCTGCATCATTTAGAGCTGGCTTGAGGTTAAAAGTTCAGCTTCCTCACTTTTCATATTTTGACGAAGAGGAGTTGGTTAATTACCCCATATTTGGATCGACGCTAAGCGGCTACTACGATGGAAGTGAGTGCTGCGCATTTTTAGTTAATGAGATGACCAATATATATTCTCAAACAGCAAAAAGGCTTGAACAACAGGGCCGCCAACCGGACCAGATCTTTGCCGAGGCTCAGATAATCCTTGTCGCTCCCTCTGTTGAACAGGAGCGGTTTGATGAACTGGGGAATGATTTTGATCTTCTTGATCGTTTTATCCGACGTCTCAATGCAAAAAAGTCAAACAAAATTACTCAGGACAGATGCACACTTGTAGAGGGGGGATCGGAAGCGTTTGCACATGCACTGCATCATGCTCAAGAGCTTATTGAAAATAAGAAGTGTGCAAGGGTGCTGATTTTTGTTGCTGATACTTATTGTGACTTCGCTTCTTTAGAATGGCTTGAAACTGTGGGGGTGCTCGACCAAAAGTACTTGCCCGGGCAGGCTGCAGGAGCGGTTCTTATAGAAGCTGACTGGATCATTCGCAAAGAACAGACTGCGCCCCTGCTACAGATCGTATCCTATGCTCAGGGCAGAGAAAGCGCCCACTTCTTCTCTGAAAAGAAAAATGTCGGAGAAGGGTTAGCCAAAACTGTAAGAGAGCTTTCAAGTGATAACCAGTTTGAATATTTCTTCAGTGATTTCACTGGCGAGGGGTGGAAAGCTGAAGAGAGGGGTATGCTGCGTGTGAGAAATCATGACCTCTTCTCACCAGATTGTGTTGAGTTCACTCCATACGAAAGCTTCGGTCAAATAGGAAGTGTCACTGCTATTGGCCAGCTCTGTTGCTATTGCCACTTTTTGGAGCAACAGGTTATTCCACCGAAACCAGCACTATTCACTCAGAGCTCATGGCACGGAGATATCTCCGCTATGCTCTGCAGACCGGCTATACAGATATGA